The following is a genomic window from Butyricimonas faecihominis.
GCATTGGAACCCGCTGTCTGGAAGATCATACTGGTGACTCCGGGGTGACCGTTTGCGTTGTTCGAATAACCGTAGCTTAATCCGCCCAGTTCGATGCGGGCAACGTCTTTCAGCCGTAAAATTTCTCCGTCGGAAGTGGCCCGGATGATTATATCCTCGAATTCCTCTGTCGTCTGGAGACGTCCTTTGTATTTCATGATATACTGGAACGATTGATCGCCACTTTCCCCGAATTGTCCGGGAGCGGCCTCGATGTTTTGTTCTGCCAGTGCAGCCGTAATATCGGAAGGCATTAACTTGTATTGTGCCATCACGTCGGGTTTTAACCAGATACGCATGGAGTAGTCCGCTCCAAATGCCATCACGTCACCCACACCGGGAACACGTTGGATTTGCGGAATCAAGTTAATCTTCATGTAGTTTTGAAGGAACGTCTGATCAAACCGGTCATCCGTGCTGTAAACGGTAAAACCTAGCAACATACTGGTTTGACGCTTGCTGGTGATTACTCCCACTTGGGTAACTTCGGCAGGCAGGAATCCTTGCGCTTTGGCCACGCGGTTTTGCACGTTTACCGCGGCCATGTCCGGGTCTGTTCCTTGTTTAAAATATACCTCGATGGAGGCGTCTCCCGTGTTGGTAGCGGTAGAAGTCATGTACATCATGTTTTCCACACCATTGATTTGCTCTTCCAACGGAGCTATCACGCTGTTTAGCACCGTTTCCGCGTTTGCTCCGGTGTAAGACGTGCTTACCCGAACGGTAGGGGGGGCGATGTCCGGGTATTGCGTGACGGGGATGGAAACCAACCCCAGAATACCCAAGATCACGATGATAATGGAAATCACCGTGGAGAGAACGGGACGTTTAATAAAATTATCTAATTTCATAATCTTAATTCATTCAAAGTCATTTGTTCATGTTCTTCCATTATCGGGCGATTGCCTGTTGGCGTTTGGCTGCCGATTCAGCCGGGGTGATTGCTTTGATGGACATACCGTCTCTCACGGATGTTCCCACTCCTTCAACCACGATGCGGTCCCCGATGTTTAGCCCGGAGGTGACAACATAGTTTTTCCCGTCGTTAATGGGTAGTATGGTGATCTCTCGGGTTTTTACAACAGAACTGTCTGTTACAACGAAAGCGAATTTCTTATCTTGGATTTCCGAAGTTGCCTTTTGGGGAATAATGATTGCGTTGTCTGATTCCTCCGGCAACAGGATAACTCCTGATCCACCGCTACGCAAGATCCCGTTCGGGTTAGGGAAGGTGGCACGCACGCTGGCAGAACCCGTCGTTTGATCAATTACCCCGCTTAACGTTTCTATCTTGCCTTTTTCGGAATAGATTGAGCCGTCAACCAATTGTAATTCCACTGCCGGCATCTGGTTTAATACTCCTTGGGTAGCCCCGTTGCTTTGACGGGTTAGTTTGAGAAGGTCTTTCTCGTTCATGGAGAAATAAACGAACATCTTGGAATTGTCTGATACCGTGGTTAACGGTGTTGCCATACTGGGGCTAACGAGACTACCGACACGATAGGGTATCTTTCCGATAACTCCATCCGCGGGGCTGGAAACTTGCGTGTAGGACAGGTTTTTTTCAGCGTTGATTAACTGGGCTTCAGCTTGGGCCAAATTAGCTTTCTGTTGTGCTAATGTGTTTTCTGCCGTTTGTAATTCGTACTGGCTGATAATGTTTTTTTGCGCCAGCATTTTTTTATTCTCGGCGGTGAGCGCCGCTGTTGCAACTCCTGCTTCTGCAACCTTAACAGCTGCACGGGCCACGTTCACGGCTTCCTCGTATTGTACGGGGTCAATAACAAACAGCGTTTGACCTTTCTTTACTACCGA
Proteins encoded in this region:
- a CDS encoding efflux RND transporter periplasmic adaptor subunit; amino-acid sequence: MKIKKSMIILSQRLIVIMLGTALFACENKQAGHQAGVPEYAVITIEPSVSKLNNSYPATIKGCQDVEIRPNVSGFITKLCVDEGSVVKKGQTLFVIDPVQYEEAVNVARAAVKVAEAGVATAALTAENKKMLAQKNIISQYELQTAENTLAQQKANLAQAEAQLINAEKNLSYTQVSSPADGVIGKIPYRVGSLVSPSMATPLTTVSDNSKMFVYFSMNEKDLLKLTRQSNGATQGVLNQMPAVELQLVDGSIYSEKGKIETLSGVIDQTTGSASVRATFPNPNGILRSGGSGVILLPEESDNAIIIPQKATSEIQDKKFAFVVTDSSVVKTREITILPINDGKNYVVTSGLNIGDRIVVEGVGTSVRDGMSIKAITPAESAAKRQQAIAR